In the genome of Candidatus Microbacterium phytovorans, one region contains:
- a CDS encoding nucleoside hydrolase, which produces MASPEAEIVAITCTAGNVPAQQVAINNLAWLDLCGYDEVEVALGAEVPLVQPLMTTEETHGPQGIGHAVLPAPQRTVSDRHATEVWIDAVRRRPGEIVGLVTGPLTNLALAITLCPELPTLLKRLVIMGGAFNHAGNTLPTTEWNIAVDPESAKIVFDAFSGLPADRHPVICALDVTERIEMKPEHVAALARAAGSTPEEVISPDDPEGTRSTASHAVIRHLSDAVRFYMEFHRAYDQGFLAHMHDPFAAAVALDPTLATTRPATVDMELAGTLTRGQTVADWRGMWGRPHNAAIVVDTDPEEFFRRVVDRVGRLARNVG; this is translated from the coding sequence ATGGCCAGCCCCGAGGCCGAGATCGTCGCGATCACCTGCACGGCGGGCAACGTCCCCGCCCAGCAGGTCGCGATCAACAACCTCGCGTGGCTCGATCTCTGCGGGTACGACGAGGTCGAGGTGGCGCTCGGGGCCGAAGTGCCGCTCGTGCAGCCGCTCATGACGACCGAGGAGACCCACGGCCCCCAGGGCATCGGGCACGCGGTCCTCCCGGCGCCGCAGCGCACCGTGTCCGACCGGCATGCCACCGAGGTCTGGATCGACGCCGTGCGCCGTCGGCCGGGAGAGATCGTCGGGCTCGTCACCGGTCCGCTCACGAACCTTGCACTGGCCATCACGCTGTGCCCCGAGCTGCCGACGCTGCTCAAGCGACTCGTCATCATGGGCGGCGCGTTCAACCACGCGGGGAACACGCTCCCTACGACCGAGTGGAACATCGCGGTCGACCCGGAGTCGGCGAAGATCGTCTTCGACGCCTTCTCGGGGCTGCCCGCCGACCGGCATCCCGTCATCTGCGCTCTCGACGTCACGGAGCGCATCGAGATGAAGCCGGAGCACGTCGCCGCCCTCGCCCGGGCCGCCGGCAGCACGCCGGAGGAGGTCATCTCGCCCGACGACCCCGAGGGCACACGGTCTACCGCCTCCCACGCGGTGATCCGTCACCTGTCGGATGCCGTCCGGTTCTACATGGAGTTCCACCGCGCCTACGATCAGGGGTTCCTCGCGCACATGCACGACCCGTTCGCCGCGGCCGTCGCGCTCGACCCGACGCTGGCGACCACCCGGCCGGCCACCGTCGACATGGAGCTCGCCGGCACCCTCACCCGCGGGCAGACGGTCGCCGACTGGCGCGGCATGTGGGGGCGCCCCCACAACGCGGCGATCGTCGTCGACACCGATCCCGAAGAGTTCTTCCGCCGCGTCGTCGACCGGGTCGGTCGCCTCGCGCGCAACGTCGGCTGA
- a CDS encoding PfkB family carbohydrate kinase has protein sequence MTAAGRVIVFGSLNADITFEVHRLPQAGETVVAGGVRRASGGKGGNQAYAAARTSTRPVLMAGAVGDDEAGVSLRDDLSTAGVDIGLVRVVEGVSGMAMIAVDEEGHNVIVVAPGANHVWPEVPALPLEADDVIVLQLEVPLDVAAQVARQAVAHGARVVLNAAPVTPGADGLLADVDVLVVNEVEATDLLALSTIDAEAVAAAARERALAVVVTLGSDGALVADAEGRVTRVPSFPADAIDTVGAGDAFVGAFAAALAGGADLVAAARRGAAAGSLTVTVRGARHPGLHPLLVDDLLDSQPDSPGRTMS, from the coding sequence ATGACCGCCGCCGGCCGCGTGATCGTGTTCGGCTCCCTCAACGCCGACATCACCTTCGAGGTGCACCGACTCCCGCAGGCGGGGGAGACCGTCGTCGCGGGCGGCGTGCGCCGTGCGTCGGGCGGCAAGGGCGGCAACCAGGCGTACGCCGCAGCGCGCACCTCCACACGTCCCGTGCTCATGGCGGGGGCCGTCGGTGACGACGAGGCCGGCGTGAGCCTGCGCGACGACCTCTCGACCGCCGGTGTGGACATCGGACTGGTCCGCGTCGTCGAGGGAGTCTCGGGCATGGCGATGATCGCCGTCGACGAGGAGGGCCACAACGTCATCGTCGTCGCGCCGGGCGCCAACCACGTGTGGCCGGAGGTGCCCGCGCTGCCGCTCGAGGCGGACGACGTCATCGTGCTGCAGCTCGAGGTCCCGCTCGACGTCGCCGCGCAGGTCGCCCGCCAGGCGGTCGCGCACGGGGCCCGCGTCGTCCTCAACGCCGCCCCCGTCACGCCCGGAGCCGACGGTCTGCTCGCCGACGTCGACGTGCTCGTCGTCAACGAGGTCGAAGCGACCGATCTGCTGGCCCTGAGCACGATCGACGCCGAGGCGGTCGCCGCCGCCGCGCGCGAGCGTGCCCTGGCCGTCGTCGTCACGCTGGGCTCCGACGGTGCGCTCGTGGCCGACGCCGAGGGCCGGGTGACGCGCGTGCCCTCCTTCCCCGCCGACGCGATCGACACGGTCGGCGCGGGGGATGCCTTCGTCGGCGCCTTCGCGGCGGCCCTCGCCGGTGGCGCCGACCTCGTCGCCGCCGCCCGACGGGGGGCGGCGGCGGGCTCGCTCACCGTGACGGTGCGCGGAGCACGGCATCCGGGACTGCATCCCCTCCTCGTCGACGACCTGCTCGACTCACAGCCCGATTCCCCCGGAAGGACGATGTCGTGA
- a CDS encoding LacI family DNA-binding transcriptional regulator, which yields MVTVYDVAQACGLSIASVSRALNGQPGVSRATAERIARIAGELGYQPNEVARSLVAKSTQTIALLVPDITNPFFPELVKGVQSVADENDLLLLLVDAPKDADELRPRLAALQRKQVDGILLVASALDGRTEELFGDVPAVLLDRGRSGRHATVRVDQEAAGYAATRHLIDAGHTRIGHLAGPEVLEVSQDRRAGWARALTEAGLPVEDRLVLAGDFEEEGGHRAGAQLLDRNPDLTAVFAANDLSAIGLLALCAERGIDVPRDLSVVGLDGIELARYTTPALTTVAQPIRELGEAACRSLLALISGGGPVADVTLPTRLVAGASVHVVNRDAAVAVGVPR from the coding sequence ATGGTGACCGTGTACGACGTGGCACAGGCCTGCGGCCTGTCGATCGCCAGCGTGTCCCGCGCCCTCAACGGCCAGCCCGGTGTCTCCCGGGCGACCGCCGAACGCATCGCCCGCATCGCCGGCGAGCTCGGCTATCAGCCCAACGAGGTCGCGCGTTCCCTCGTCGCCAAGTCCACGCAGACGATCGCGCTGCTGGTCCCCGACATCACGAACCCCTTCTTCCCCGAACTCGTCAAAGGCGTGCAGTCGGTCGCAGACGAGAACGACCTCCTCCTGCTCCTGGTCGACGCGCCGAAGGATGCCGACGAGCTCCGCCCGCGGCTGGCGGCACTGCAGCGCAAGCAGGTCGACGGCATCCTGCTCGTCGCGAGCGCTCTCGACGGGCGCACGGAGGAACTGTTCGGCGACGTGCCCGCGGTGCTCCTGGACCGCGGTCGAAGCGGACGGCACGCCACGGTGCGCGTCGATCAGGAGGCAGCCGGCTACGCGGCGACTCGGCACCTCATCGACGCCGGGCACACCCGCATCGGACACCTCGCCGGACCGGAGGTGCTGGAGGTGTCGCAGGACCGGCGGGCGGGGTGGGCGCGAGCGCTCACCGAGGCGGGGCTTCCCGTGGAGGATCGACTCGTCCTCGCGGGCGACTTCGAGGAGGAGGGCGGTCACCGCGCCGGCGCGCAGCTCCTGGACCGCAACCCCGACCTCACGGCGGTGTTCGCCGCGAACGATCTGAGCGCGATCGGGCTGCTGGCCCTCTGCGCCGAACGCGGCATCGACGTGCCGCGAGACCTCTCCGTCGTGGGCCTGGACGGCATCGAACTCGCCCGCTACACGACCCCCGCCCTCACCACGGTCGCCCAGCCCATCCGGGAGCTCGGCGAGGCCGCGTGCCGGAGTCTCCTCGCGCTCATCTCGGGAGGCGGCCCCGTCGCCGACGTGACCCTTCCCACCCGGCTCGTCGCCGGAGCGAGCGTGCACGTCGTGAACCGTGACGCCGCGGTCGCCGTAGGGGTGCCCCGATGA
- a CDS encoding DUF427 domain-containing protein → MSRRLPVTPDPLREGQESVWDYPRPPRAERVSSRVTVELGGAVIVDTTDVVRVLETSHPPVYYVRESDFAQGSLRPASGSSFCEYKGRAAYFDVVSGGEVRERAAWGYPDASGGFAELQGRVAVYARGMDRCTVDGETVEPQPGGFYGGWVTSWIAGPFKGIPGSMGW, encoded by the coding sequence ATGTCGCGTCGCCTTCCCGTCACCCCCGATCCGCTCCGCGAGGGTCAGGAGTCGGTGTGGGACTATCCCCGTCCGCCCCGTGCAGAGCGGGTGTCGTCCCGCGTGACGGTCGAGCTCGGCGGTGCGGTGATCGTCGACACGACCGATGTCGTGCGCGTGCTCGAGACGAGCCACCCGCCCGTGTACTACGTGCGCGAGAGCGACTTCGCACAGGGATCGCTGCGACCGGCATCCGGGTCGTCGTTCTGCGAGTACAAGGGCCGCGCCGCCTACTTCGACGTCGTGAGCGGCGGCGAGGTGCGCGAGCGCGCCGCATGGGGCTATCCCGATGCGTCGGGCGGCTTCGCGGAGCTGCAGGGCCGCGTGGCCGTATACGCGCGGGGAATGGATCGCTGCACGGTCGACGGTGAGACGGTCGAGCCGCAGCCCGGCGGCTTCTACGGCGGCTGGGTGACCTCGTGGATCGCGGGGCCCTTCAAGGGGATACCCGGTTCGATGGGCTGGTGA
- a CDS encoding glycoside hydrolase family 31 protein, with amino-acid sequence MIRHRPAGSGHPYSVDTEQRHPVVPETGNTATLGVRADGEVTAVTCLLEWVPDDGSDGDETVLDLAPVATTSRGRLTDGGHLASAQSRRARAVGGWQVTTPALRSGGRYRYRFTATSRTGRREQSRTFSFRAAIWQDAPEAVVETGRSRVVAGSVQRLHDGERAWRVRFALPLAAGERVTGFGERFDTLDHTGSDLDSVVFEQYKSQGAERKTYLPMPFAHVVGSEGWGFHVDTSRRVWFDLGRTDATRIAVETETGADGVADLRLFDGAPTDVLSAFLDRVGRAEELPDWVFRLWASGNEWNTQAEVMRQMDLHVAHDTPVGSVVIEAWSDESTFTAFRDAQYEVSADGAPHRLDDFTFPADGAWPDPRGMIDELHGRDVRLHLWQIPLLKMRPHPTGQLAADARAAISEGVLIREPDARGRLRPYRNRGWWFPLSLMPDLTDEGAARWWTEKRRYLVEELGVDGFKTDGGEHAWGAELVYLDGRHGDEKNNTFPVAYAAAYGELLRSAGKAPVTFSRAGFTGSQAHGAFWAGDENSTWEAFAWSMNAGLSAASAGIVYWGWDIAGFSGEIPDSELYIRAFQASTFVPIMQYHSEFNHHRTPSRDRTPWNIAERTGDDRVLALTRTFTHLRERLVPYLAASARETIATDRPLMRPLFFDDPQAWDAVGDTTQWMLGADLLVAPVLAPGARTLDVWIPEGEWVDAWSGEPVASGARVSVPVSIERIPVFVRAGSQVQHAFADVQ; translated from the coding sequence ATGATCCGCCACCGCCCGGCCGGCTCCGGCCACCCCTATTCCGTCGACACCGAGCAGCGGCATCCCGTCGTCCCCGAAACCGGGAACACGGCCACCCTCGGCGTCCGCGCCGACGGCGAGGTGACCGCGGTGACGTGCCTGCTGGAGTGGGTGCCCGACGACGGGAGCGACGGCGACGAGACCGTGCTCGACCTCGCGCCGGTCGCGACGACGTCGCGAGGGCGCCTCACCGACGGCGGTCACCTGGCGTCGGCGCAGAGCCGTCGCGCGCGAGCCGTGGGCGGCTGGCAGGTCACGACGCCCGCGCTGCGGTCGGGCGGACGCTACCGCTACCGCTTCACGGCGACCTCCCGCACCGGGCGCCGCGAGCAGTCGCGGACGTTCTCCTTCCGGGCCGCGATCTGGCAGGACGCCCCCGAGGCCGTGGTCGAGACGGGTCGATCCCGCGTCGTCGCGGGATCGGTGCAGCGACTCCACGACGGTGAGCGGGCGTGGCGGGTGCGGTTCGCGCTCCCGCTCGCGGCGGGCGAGCGGGTGACGGGCTTCGGCGAGCGCTTCGACACGCTCGACCACACCGGTTCCGACCTCGACTCCGTCGTCTTCGAGCAGTACAAGAGCCAGGGTGCGGAGCGGAAGACCTACCTCCCCATGCCGTTCGCGCACGTCGTGGGCAGCGAGGGGTGGGGCTTCCACGTCGACACGTCGCGGCGCGTGTGGTTCGACCTGGGCCGGACGGATGCCACCCGGATCGCGGTGGAGACGGAGACCGGTGCCGACGGGGTCGCCGATCTGCGACTGTTCGACGGCGCCCCGACCGACGTGCTGAGTGCGTTCCTCGATCGTGTCGGTCGCGCGGAGGAGCTTCCGGACTGGGTGTTCCGGCTCTGGGCGTCGGGAAACGAGTGGAACACGCAGGCGGAGGTGATGCGGCAGATGGACTTGCACGTCGCGCACGACACCCCCGTCGGTTCCGTCGTCATCGAGGCCTGGAGTGACGAGTCGACGTTCACGGCGTTCCGCGACGCGCAGTACGAGGTCTCCGCCGACGGGGCGCCGCATCGGCTCGACGACTTCACGTTCCCGGCCGACGGTGCCTGGCCCGACCCTCGCGGGATGATCGACGAGCTGCACGGCCGTGACGTGCGCCTGCACCTCTGGCAGATCCCCCTGCTGAAGATGCGGCCGCACCCGACGGGTCAGCTGGCTGCCGACGCGCGGGCGGCGATCTCCGAGGGTGTGCTCATCCGCGAACCCGACGCCCGAGGACGGCTCCGGCCGTACCGCAACCGCGGCTGGTGGTTCCCGCTGTCGCTCATGCCCGACCTCACCGATGAGGGCGCCGCGCGCTGGTGGACCGAGAAGCGCCGGTACCTCGTCGAGGAGCTGGGTGTGGACGGTTTCAAGACCGACGGCGGGGAGCACGCGTGGGGTGCTGAGCTCGTCTACCTCGACGGGCGGCACGGCGACGAGAAGAACAACACCTTCCCCGTGGCGTACGCGGCCGCGTACGGCGAGCTGCTGCGTTCGGCCGGGAAGGCGCCGGTCACGTTCAGTCGTGCGGGGTTCACGGGCTCGCAGGCCCACGGCGCGTTCTGGGCCGGCGACGAGAACTCCACGTGGGAGGCGTTCGCCTGGTCGATGAACGCGGGACTGTCGGCGGCGTCGGCGGGCATCGTCTACTGGGGCTGGGACATCGCCGGATTCTCGGGAGAGATCCCCGATTCCGAGCTGTACATCCGGGCATTCCAGGCGTCGACGTTCGTGCCGATCATGCAGTACCACTCCGAGTTCAACCATCACCGCACGCCGTCGCGCGACCGCACGCCGTGGAACATCGCCGAGCGCACGGGTGACGACCGCGTGCTCGCGCTGACGCGAACCTTCACCCACCTGCGCGAGCGGCTCGTGCCCTACCTGGCCGCGTCCGCTCGGGAGACGATCGCGACCGATCGGCCCCTCATGCGCCCGCTGTTCTTCGACGACCCGCAGGCGTGGGATGCCGTGGGCGACACCACCCAGTGGATGCTGGGCGCCGACCTCCTGGTGGCCCCCGTGCTCGCGCCCGGCGCACGCACACTGGACGTATGGATTCCGGAAGGGGAGTGGGTGGACGCGTGGTCGGGTGAGCCCGTCGCCTCCGGTGCCCGCGTGAGCGTGCCGGTGTCGATCGAGCGGATCCCCGTGTTCGTCCGCGCGGGCTCTCAGGTCCAGCACGCGTTCGCCGACGTACAGTGA
- a CDS encoding glycoside hydrolase family 15 protein, translated as MPVTPPDAAALAAHSLRLITGLQTPEGAYPASPSFSAYRGYCWFRDGAFIADAASAAGEIASAERFFDWCARVLVARADHIRWIVAESEAGRPPAAERMLPARYTFSGDDGADEWWDFQLDGYGTWLWALRAHAERHGTDLSRWADAVELTVDYLVASWQRPCYDWWEEHAMHVHVSTLACVAAGLDAARPQLSGARAERAATSSAAIVELMRTEGTLDGRLRKWLGSTAVDGSLAAAIAPLEVIPATSPLGAETIRVLEAHLTVDGGVHRFLGDTFFGGGQWPLLTCFLGLAQLAAGDRARAQELFTWAASTATDDLDLPEQVPGHLIAPGMRQEWIDRWGTVATPLLWSHAMLLRLGLALDLFTPDSLKDPR; from the coding sequence GTGCCCGTGACACCCCCCGACGCCGCCGCGCTCGCCGCCCACAGCCTCCGGCTCATCACCGGCCTGCAGACGCCCGAGGGCGCCTACCCCGCGAGCCCGTCCTTCTCCGCCTACCGCGGCTATTGCTGGTTCCGCGACGGCGCGTTCATCGCCGACGCGGCGTCGGCGGCCGGCGAGATCGCCTCCGCGGAGCGGTTCTTCGACTGGTGCGCGCGCGTGCTGGTCGCACGGGCCGATCACATCCGCTGGATCGTCGCGGAGAGCGAGGCGGGTCGCCCGCCCGCCGCCGAGCGCATGCTTCCGGCGCGCTACACCTTCTCCGGTGACGACGGTGCCGACGAGTGGTGGGACTTCCAACTCGACGGCTACGGAACGTGGCTGTGGGCCCTCCGCGCGCACGCCGAAAGGCACGGCACCGACCTTTCCCGCTGGGCGGATGCCGTGGAGCTGACGGTGGACTACCTCGTCGCCTCGTGGCAGCGCCCCTGCTACGACTGGTGGGAGGAGCATGCGATGCACGTGCACGTCTCGACGCTCGCGTGTGTCGCCGCCGGACTCGACGCCGCCCGGCCGCAGCTCTCCGGCGCACGCGCCGAGCGAGCCGCGACCTCGTCCGCCGCGATCGTCGAGCTCATGCGGACGGAGGGCACGCTCGACGGGCGGCTGCGCAAGTGGCTCGGGAGCACCGCCGTCGACGGCAGCCTCGCCGCGGCCATCGCGCCGCTCGAGGTGATCCCTGCGACCTCGCCGCTCGGCGCAGAGACGATCCGTGTGCTCGAAGCCCACCTGACGGTCGACGGGGGCGTGCACCGCTTTCTCGGCGACACGTTCTTCGGCGGCGGGCAGTGGCCGCTCCTGACCTGCTTCCTGGGGCTCGCCCAGCTCGCGGCGGGCGACCGCGCCAGGGCGCAGGAGCTCTTCACGTGGGCAGCATCGACCGCCACCGACGACCTCGATCTGCCCGAGCAGGTACCCGGCCACCTCATCGCGCCCGGCATGAGGCAGGAGTGGATCGACCGGTGGGGCACGGTGGCCACCCCGCTCCTGTGGAGCCACGCCATGCTGCTCCGCCTCGGCCTCGCCCTCGACCTCTTCACTCCCGATTCCCTGAAGGACCCCCGATGA
- a CDS encoding sugar ABC transporter substrate-binding protein: MYRKTALAAGALAAASLLAVTGCTSSATPSPDATDEEVTISYANFISNGGNEENLQTIVDAFEKANPGIKVDVTTTDYANYFTQLQTDLAAGTQADVFDVDAGAFANIQASGVLAPLDGVDTSLYRAGVLDTYAVDGTQYGLPSSFSNVVLFYNKELFDAAGVDYPTSDWTWADEKAAAEKLTDKDAGVWGDYQPISYYEYYKTVQQAGGSFLADGAAGFGSDAGQAAAEWLTGKSGTVMPTAADGAGTPDFDTNLFKEGKLAMWHTGIWMISLVGDLPFEWDIAVEPGDTQKASATFSNAVVVSQSSEHQEAAQKWAQFLTSSKEMVDVRLNAGWELPAISDESLLAPYLEKTPPANRIAVFDSLENVAEAPQLGANATQIQDAVGNALGEIAAGRATVADAIPALATEVDGLLP; the protein is encoded by the coding sequence ATGTACCGCAAGACCGCTCTTGCCGCCGGCGCCCTCGCCGCAGCCTCGCTGCTGGCCGTCACCGGCTGCACGTCCTCGGCGACGCCGAGCCCCGACGCGACCGACGAGGAGGTGACGATCAGCTACGCCAACTTCATCTCGAACGGCGGCAACGAGGAGAACCTCCAGACGATCGTCGACGCCTTCGAGAAGGCCAACCCGGGCATCAAGGTCGATGTCACGACCACCGACTACGCCAACTACTTCACGCAGCTGCAGACCGACCTCGCCGCCGGGACGCAGGCCGACGTCTTCGACGTGGATGCCGGTGCGTTCGCCAACATCCAGGCGTCGGGGGTGCTCGCGCCTCTCGACGGCGTCGACACCTCGCTGTACCGCGCGGGCGTGCTCGACACGTACGCCGTCGACGGGACGCAGTATGGTCTGCCGTCGTCGTTCTCGAACGTCGTCCTGTTCTACAACAAGGAGCTGTTCGACGCGGCGGGCGTGGACTACCCGACGTCGGATTGGACCTGGGCCGACGAGAAGGCCGCCGCCGAGAAGCTCACCGATAAGGACGCGGGCGTGTGGGGCGACTACCAGCCGATCTCGTACTACGAGTACTACAAGACCGTCCAGCAGGCCGGCGGCAGCTTCCTGGCTGACGGTGCCGCAGGGTTCGGCTCGGATGCCGGGCAGGCAGCCGCGGAGTGGCTGACGGGCAAGTCGGGCACCGTCATGCCCACCGCCGCCGACGGAGCGGGAACCCCCGACTTCGACACCAACCTCTTCAAGGAGGGGAAGCTGGCGATGTGGCACACGGGCATCTGGATGATCAGCCTCGTGGGCGACCTGCCGTTCGAGTGGGACATCGCCGTCGAGCCGGGTGACACCCAGAAGGCCAGCGCCACCTTCTCCAACGCGGTCGTCGTGTCGCAGTCCAGCGAGCACCAGGAGGCGGCGCAGAAGTGGGCGCAGTTCCTCACGAGCTCGAAGGAGATGGTCGACGTGCGCCTGAACGCAGGATGGGAGCTGCCGGCCATCAGCGACGAGTCGCTGCTCGCGCCGTACCTCGAGAAGACGCCCCCGGCCAACCGGATCGCCGTGTTCGACTCCCTCGAGAACGTCGCCGAGGCGCCGCAGCTCGGCGCGAACGCGACTCAGATCCAGGATGCCGTGGGTAACGCCCTCGGTGAGATCGCCGCGGGGCGTGCGACGGTGGCCGACGCCATCCCGGCGCTCGCGACCGAGGTCGACGGCCTGCTGCCGTGA
- a CDS encoding carbohydrate ABC transporter permease has product MTKPLPRLALYVVLVAGALIMVFPFVWTVVTSITPGATLTTTPTLVPANPSLSPYAELFDRVPFARVIANSLLIAIASTLLQLITSAMAAYVFARMPFPGRGALFVVYLATMMIPFQVLIVPLFAEMKALGLINTYVGAILPTIATAFGVFLLRQAITSVPYDLDQAATLDGAGHFRIFVQIILPLIRPALATLAVFAFLNTWNSFLWPLIILRDPLMQTLPVALTSLQGQYSTQWDVLMAGSVISIIPMFALYVFAQKYIVQGVAGAGLK; this is encoded by the coding sequence ATGACTAAGCCGCTGCCGCGCCTCGCGCTGTACGTCGTGCTCGTCGCGGGAGCACTCATCATGGTGTTCCCCTTCGTGTGGACCGTGGTCACCTCGATCACCCCCGGCGCCACCCTGACCACGACGCCGACGCTCGTGCCCGCGAACCCCTCGCTCTCGCCCTACGCCGAGCTGTTCGATCGCGTGCCGTTCGCGAGGGTCATCGCCAACTCGCTGCTCATCGCGATCGCCAGCACGCTGCTCCAGCTGATCACGAGCGCCATGGCGGCGTACGTCTTCGCGCGGATGCCGTTCCCCGGTCGCGGCGCGCTGTTCGTCGTGTACCTCGCGACCATGATGATCCCGTTCCAGGTGCTGATCGTCCCGCTGTTCGCGGAGATGAAGGCCCTCGGCCTCATCAACACGTACGTCGGCGCGATCCTCCCCACGATCGCGACCGCCTTCGGGGTGTTCCTGCTCCGGCAGGCGATCACGAGCGTTCCGTACGACCTGGACCAGGCGGCGACGCTCGACGGGGCGGGGCACTTCCGGATCTTCGTGCAGATCATCTTGCCGCTCATCCGCCCGGCCCTCGCCACGCTCGCCGTGTTCGCGTTCCTCAACACGTGGAACAGCTTCCTGTGGCCGCTGATCATCCTCCGCGACCCGCTCATGCAGACACTCCCCGTGGCCCTCACCAGCCTGCAGGGCCAGTACTCCACCCAGTGGGACGTGCTGATGGCCGGGTCCGTGATCAGCATCATCCCGATGTTCGCCCTTTACGTCTTCGCCCAGAAGTACATCGTCCAGGGCGTCGCCGGTGCCGGCCTGAAGTAG
- a CDS encoding sugar ABC transporter permease — protein MSVALTARAAAEGATTQRPTGPGAPVQRRGMPGRRRLRYALTVAVFLLPSLVPLLAFVIGPMLSAAWTSLHSWNLIGPMQWVGLDNYAHLLTDPATRDAFLHTLYYIAGYLPIVYVGGLALALALNARLRGRAVLRGVYFLPVITSWVVVALVWRWLLSPSNGVVNSVLAWFGIEGPGWWADPAWSMPSIILASAWKDLGFVMVILLAGLQSINPDLYEAAQLDGAGPWRRLVSVTLPMLSPSTFFVIVLSLINGFQVFDQVYVMTGGGPNNSSQVIVQQVYDLTFRYGQAGMASALSWLLFFVIMIVTLVQFAGQKRWVNYD, from the coding sequence GTGAGCGTCGCACTGACGGCACGCGCCGCGGCGGAGGGCGCGACCACGCAGCGACCGACCGGACCGGGTGCGCCGGTGCAGCGGCGCGGGATGCCGGGGCGCCGACGCCTCCGGTACGCGCTGACGGTCGCCGTCTTCCTCCTCCCGAGTCTCGTCCCGCTCCTGGCGTTCGTCATCGGTCCGATGCTCAGCGCGGCATGGACGAGCCTCCACTCGTGGAATCTGATCGGCCCCATGCAGTGGGTCGGGCTGGACAACTACGCGCACCTCCTCACCGACCCCGCCACGCGCGACGCGTTCCTGCACACGCTGTACTACATCGCCGGCTACCTCCCGATCGTCTATGTCGGCGGACTCGCGCTGGCGCTCGCGCTCAACGCGCGACTGCGGGGCCGGGCGGTGCTCCGCGGCGTGTACTTCCTGCCCGTCATCACGAGCTGGGTCGTCGTCGCTCTCGTGTGGCGGTGGCTGCTGAGCCCGAGCAACGGTGTCGTCAACAGCGTGCTCGCCTGGTTCGGCATCGAGGGGCCCGGCTGGTGGGCCGATCCGGCCTGGTCGATGCCGTCGATCATCCTCGCCTCGGCGTGGAAGGACCTCGGATTCGTCATGGTGATCCTGCTCGCCGGCCTGCAGTCGATCAATCCCGACCTGTACGAGGCGGCGCAGCTCGACGGCGCGGGACCGTGGCGGCGACTGGTCAGCGTCACCCTCCCGATGCTGTCGCCGTCGACGTTCTTCGTGATCGTGCTGTCGCTCATCAACGGGTTCCAGGTCTTCGACCAGGTCTACGTGATGACCGGGGGCGGGCCGAACAACTCGAGCCAGGTGATCGTGCAGCAGGTCTACGACCTGACGTTCCGCTACGGGCAGGCGGGCATGGCATCCGCCCTGTCCTGGCTCCTGTTCTTCGTCATCATGATCGTCACGCTGGTGCAGTTCGCCGGTCAGAAGCGGTGGGTGAACTATGACTAA